A window of Solea solea chromosome 18, fSolSol10.1, whole genome shotgun sequence contains these coding sequences:
- the slc18b1 gene encoding MFS-type transporter SLC18B1 isoform X1 — MDPHVESQQTDNSTSAESADVPPRRMTRRQTFTLLSMASVNFSSMMCYSILGPFFPTEAVKKGATQTEVGLIFGCYAVCNLIGSLVMGKYIVQIGAKFMLITGLFVSSGCTILFGLLDRVPAGPAFISLCFIVRSVDALGFAAAMTSSFAVTAKIFPNNVATVLGSLEIFTGLGLILGPPLGGWFYQSFGYEVPFMLLGCFLLIMVPFNIYILPTIDADPSKDSFFRLLTHVKIVLLCYVIFTLSAGLGFLDATLSLYAIEKYDLSPGYVGLIMVGLSLPYCLASPLMGYFTDKYPATRSWFMVTGGVTTAIGFCLCGPAPFLQIPSQLWLLVFMLGVIGFSLGMTAIPTFPEIIACAYKEGFQEGLSTLGMVSGLFGAVWSVGMFYGPIAGGLITQHLSFEWAAVIQGGLALLGALPLAVYYICQRPQQSSPEAESRQSDELTPLLNE; from the exons ATGGACCCGCACGTTGAATCTCAGCAAACAG ATAACAGCACTTCAGCTGAATCAGCAGACGTTCCCCCGAGGAGGATGACGAGACGACAGACTTTCACGCTGTTATCGATGGCATCGGTCAACTTCAGCTCGATGATGTGCTACTCGATATTAGGCCCATTTTTCCCCACTGAG GCAGTGAAGAAAGGAGCCACTCAAACTGAGGTCGGTCTCATATTCGGCTGCTATGCTGTCTGCAACTTAATTGGCTCATTAGTGATGGGAAAATAT ATTGTCCAGATTGGCGCAAAGTTTATGCTCATTACAGGACTATTTGTGTCATCGGGCTGCACTATTCTGTTTGG ATTGCTTGACCGTGTTCCTGCGGGACCTGCGTTCATATCTCTTTGCTTTATAGTGCGGTCTGTCGACGCCTTGGGCTTCGCCGCTGCGATGACCTCGTCTTTCGCAGTGACAGCAAAAATATTCCCTAACAATGTGGCGACTGTTCTG ggGAGTTTGGAGATTTTCACAGGACTTGGTCTTATTCTGGGGCCCCCACTTGGAGGATGGTTCTATCAGTCGTTTGGATATGAAGTTCCTTTTATGCTACTCGGATGTTTCCTGTTGATCATGGTTCCTTTCAACATTTACATCTTGCCAACTATAG ATGCAGACCCGTCAAAGGATTCGTTCTTTCGGCTCCTGACGCATGTGAAGATAGTCCTGCTCTGCTACGTGATATTCACTCTGAGTGCAGGTCTGGGTTTCCTGGACGCCACGCTGTCCCTGTATGCTATTGAAAAG TATGATCTCTCACCTGGCTACGTGGGGCTCATCATGGTTGGTTTGTCGCTGCCGTACTGCCTGGCGTCTCCACTGATGGGTTATTTCACTGATAAATATCCT GCCACGAGAAGTTGGTTCATGGTGACGGGAGGTGTTACCACCGCAATCGGGTTCTGCCTGTGCGGCCCCGCCCCTTTCCTTCAGATCCCTAG TCAGCTGTGGTTACTGGTGTTCATGCTCGGTGTAAttgggttttctctgggcaTGACTGCAATCCCCACGTTCCCCGAGATCATCGCGTGTGCCTA CAAAGAAGGATTTCAGGAAGGACTAAGCACTCTTGGAATGGTTTCTGGGCTGTTTGGTGCAGTTTGGTCTGTGGG gatgTTTTACGGTCCAATAGCGGGCGGTCTTATCACACAACATCTGAGCTTTGAGTGGGCAGCTGTAATCCAAGGAGGACTGGCACTTCTGGGA GCTCTTCCACTTGCTGTGTATTATATCTGTCAAAGACCACAACAAAG CAGTCCAGAAGCTGAGAGCAGACAGTCGGATGAACTCACTCCTCTCCTGAATGaataa
- the slc18b1 gene encoding MFS-type transporter SLC18B1 isoform X2, with product MDPHVESQQTDNSTSAESADVPPRRMTRRQTFTLLSMASVNFSSMMCYSILGPFFPTEAVKKGATQTEVGLIFGCYAVCNLIGSLVMGKYIVQIGAKFMLITGLFVSSGCTILFGLLDRVPAGPAFISLCFIVRSVDALGFAAAMTSSFAVTAKIFPNNVATVLGSLEIFTGLGLILGPPLGGWFYQSFGYEVPFMLLGCFLLIMVPFNIYILPTIDADPSKDSFFRLLTHVKIVLLCYVIFTLSAGLGFLDATLSLYAIEKYDLSPGYVGLIMVGLSLPYCLASPLMGYFTDKYPATRSWFMVTGGVTTAIGFCLCGPAPFLQIPSQLWLLVFMLGVIGFSLGMTAIPTFPEIIACAYKEGFQEGLSTLGMVSGLFGAVWSVGMFYGPIAGGLITQHLSFEWAAVIQGGLALLGALPLAVYYICQRPQQSPEAESRQSDELTPLLNE from the exons ATGGACCCGCACGTTGAATCTCAGCAAACAG ATAACAGCACTTCAGCTGAATCAGCAGACGTTCCCCCGAGGAGGATGACGAGACGACAGACTTTCACGCTGTTATCGATGGCATCGGTCAACTTCAGCTCGATGATGTGCTACTCGATATTAGGCCCATTTTTCCCCACTGAG GCAGTGAAGAAAGGAGCCACTCAAACTGAGGTCGGTCTCATATTCGGCTGCTATGCTGTCTGCAACTTAATTGGCTCATTAGTGATGGGAAAATAT ATTGTCCAGATTGGCGCAAAGTTTATGCTCATTACAGGACTATTTGTGTCATCGGGCTGCACTATTCTGTTTGG ATTGCTTGACCGTGTTCCTGCGGGACCTGCGTTCATATCTCTTTGCTTTATAGTGCGGTCTGTCGACGCCTTGGGCTTCGCCGCTGCGATGACCTCGTCTTTCGCAGTGACAGCAAAAATATTCCCTAACAATGTGGCGACTGTTCTG ggGAGTTTGGAGATTTTCACAGGACTTGGTCTTATTCTGGGGCCCCCACTTGGAGGATGGTTCTATCAGTCGTTTGGATATGAAGTTCCTTTTATGCTACTCGGATGTTTCCTGTTGATCATGGTTCCTTTCAACATTTACATCTTGCCAACTATAG ATGCAGACCCGTCAAAGGATTCGTTCTTTCGGCTCCTGACGCATGTGAAGATAGTCCTGCTCTGCTACGTGATATTCACTCTGAGTGCAGGTCTGGGTTTCCTGGACGCCACGCTGTCCCTGTATGCTATTGAAAAG TATGATCTCTCACCTGGCTACGTGGGGCTCATCATGGTTGGTTTGTCGCTGCCGTACTGCCTGGCGTCTCCACTGATGGGTTATTTCACTGATAAATATCCT GCCACGAGAAGTTGGTTCATGGTGACGGGAGGTGTTACCACCGCAATCGGGTTCTGCCTGTGCGGCCCCGCCCCTTTCCTTCAGATCCCTAG TCAGCTGTGGTTACTGGTGTTCATGCTCGGTGTAAttgggttttctctgggcaTGACTGCAATCCCCACGTTCCCCGAGATCATCGCGTGTGCCTA CAAAGAAGGATTTCAGGAAGGACTAAGCACTCTTGGAATGGTTTCTGGGCTGTTTGGTGCAGTTTGGTCTGTGGG gatgTTTTACGGTCCAATAGCGGGCGGTCTTATCACACAACATCTGAGCTTTGAGTGGGCAGCTGTAATCCAAGGAGGACTGGCACTTCTGGGA GCTCTTCCACTTGCTGTGTATTATATCTGTCAAAGACCACAACAAAG TCCAGAAGCTGAGAGCAGACAGTCGGATGAACTCACTCCTCTCCTGAATGaataa